CCGATGATAAAGCCGATATTACAGATAAGATTATAAAGAAACTAAACGAAAAGAAAAAGTAGCCCCGCAGTTTATTTATATATATCTCATATGAGACTAAATGATATAGCCCGCATAACCGGCGGGCTTGTAATAGGTGACGGGGAGTTTGAAATATCCGGAGCAGCTGGTATTGATGAGGCAGGCCAGGGTTATATAACTTACATAAACCATAAAAGTTATATAGAGAAACTCAGGACATCTGATGTTTCAGCAGTGTTGGTCAGGGAGGAAATACCAGACCTTGCTAAGGCTCAGGTGGTAGTAAAAAATCCTGCACTTAGTTTTGCAAAACTTCTGGGGGTTTTCTATGTAAGTCCACATGAAGTAAAAGGGGTGATGAATGGAGCCTTCGTTTCAGACAATGCCTCTATAGGCAAGCAAGTGACGATTTATCCTTCATCATTTATCGGTGCTCAGGCAGTCATAGGTAATCGAAGTGTAGTGTATCCAGGCGTCTTTATTGGTGAGGGTACTACAATTGGGGAGGACTGCCTAATCTACCCTAACGTAACAATTCGGGAGAGAGTCACAATAGGCAACCGTGTGATTATCCACCCTGGAGTTGTAGTAGGCTCAGACGGCTTTGGCTATGAGCAAGACAACGGCATACACGTGAAAGTGCCGCATGTCGGCACTGTCACAATAGGAAACGATGTCGAAATTGGTGCAAACTCTACTATAGACAGGGCAACCACAGGAGAGACGGTAATAGGCGATGGCACTAAAATAGACAACCTTGTACAGATAGCCCATAATGTTAAAATAGGCA
The Nitrospirota bacterium genome window above contains:
- the lpxD gene encoding UDP-3-O-(3-hydroxymyristoyl)glucosamine N-acyltransferase — translated: MRLNDIARITGGLVIGDGEFEISGAAGIDEAGQGYITYINHKSYIEKLRTSDVSAVLVREEIPDLAKAQVVVKNPALSFAKLLGVFYVSPHEVKGVMNGAFVSDNASIGKQVTIYPSSFIGAQAVIGNRSVVYPGVFIGEGTTIGEDCLIYPNVTIRERVTIGNRVIIHPGVVVGSDGFGYEQDNGIHVKVPHVGTVTIGNDVEIGANSTIDRATTGETVIGDGTKIDNLVQIAHNVKIGRNSIIVAQVGIGGSTAIGDYVMLGGQVGVADHTEISSGTMVAAQSGVKGVLPKGMYMGSPCFSHSRYKRSHIIFTKLPEIYEKIQELEKKLNAMS